The proteins below come from a single Sorghum bicolor cultivar BTx623 chromosome 4, Sorghum_bicolor_NCBIv3, whole genome shotgun sequence genomic window:
- the LOC8073936 gene encoding scarecrow-like protein 27 translates to MRAALFGAQRSGAADLVGGGRTLLWPEEGKAKAQLEPRSVPDCTRSPSPSNSTSTLSSYMGGGGAADSTGGVAVVSGSSAAAAADAAKWGASGKHGGGGKEDWAGGCALPPIPTGLDMGVIGGGDSWDAMLGSAAAAGQDQTFLNWIIGAAGDLDQSGPPLPVHQQPLLDNVGFGFPAADPLGFSLDPHLGGVASDMSSPGAVSHAPNSGGGGGNKASSAFGLFSPESASLQPPPPPVLFHEGIDTKPPLLGAQPPGRLHQYQHQPTSATTFFMPIPSFPNHNQQSPLVQPPPKRHQSIGDDLYLARNRLLPPPAGQGHAFPPLNGPALFQLQPSPPPPHGAMKTTAAEAAQQQLLDELAVAAKAAEAGNSIGAREILARLNHQLPPLGKPFLRSASYLKEALLLALAEGHHGGCHLTSPLDVALKLAAYKTFSDHSPVLQFTNFTATQALLDEIAGNTSSCIHVIDFDLAVGGQWASFLQELAHRRGAGGAALPFVKLTAFVSAASHHPLELRLARDNIAQFAADLGIPFEFSAISADTINPTELISATGDEVVAVVLPAGCSARAPPLPAILRLVKQLAPKIVIAIDHGADRADLPFSQHFLNCFQSCMFLLDSLDAAGIDADSAGKIEKFLIQPRIEDSVLGRAKVDKPIAWRSAFAAAGFAPIPPSSLAEAQADCLLKRVQVRGFHVEKCGVGLTLYWQRGELVTVSAWRC, encoded by the coding sequence ATGAGGGCGGCGCTGTTCGGTGCCCAGCGGAGCGGGGCTGCGGACCTCGTCGGAGGCGGGAGGACGCTGCTCTGGCCGGAGGAGGGGAAGGCGAAGGCGCAGCTGGAGCCGAGATCCGTGCCGGACTGCACGCGGAGCCCCAGCCCCAGCAACTCAACATCGACGCTGTCGTCGTACATGGGCGGTGGCGGCGCTGCGGACTCGACCGGCGGCGTGGCGGTGGTTTCGGGCAGcagcgctgccgccgccgccgacgccgccaaATGGGGAGCCTCCGGcaagcacggcggcggcgggaagGAGGACTGGGCAGGCGGCTGTGCGCTGCCGCCGATTCCTACCGGCCTCGACATGGGGGTCATCGGCGGCGGCGACAGCTGGGACGCCATGCTCGGCAGCGCGGCTGCGGCGGGACAGGACCAGACGTTCTTGAACTGGATCATTGGAGCCGCCGGCGACCTGGATCAGTCAGGGCCGCCGCTCCCCGTGCACCAGCAGCCGCTCCTTGACAATGTGGGCTTCGGGTTCCCGGCGGCGGACCCCCTGGGTTTCTCGCTCGATCCCCACCTCGGCGGCGTTGCCTCGGACATGTCGTCCCCTGGTGCGGTGTCGCACGCTCCCAacagcggcggcggtggtggcaaCAAGGCGTCCTCGGCCTTCGGCCTCTTCTCACCGGAGTCTGCTTCgctccagccgccgccgccgccggtgctgTTCCACGAAGGTATCGACACAAAGCCCCCTCTTCTTGGTGCGCAGCCGCCCGGCCGCCTCCACCAGTACCAGCACCAGCCGACCTCCGCCACAACCTTCTTCATGCCCATCCCCTCCTTCCCCAATCACAATCAGCAGTCGCCACTCGTCCAACCACCGCCCAAACGTCATCAATCCATAGGGGATGACCTCTATCTCGCCCGAAATCGGCTTCTGCCTCCGCCGGCGGGGCAAGGTCACGCCTTTCCACCACTAAATGGTCCTGCTCTGTTCCAGCTCCAGCCTTCGCCACCACCGCCCCACGGGGCGATGAAGACGACGGCTGCTGAGGCGGCGCAGCAGCAGTTGCTGGACGAGCTTGCGGTGGCGGCAAAGGCCGCCGAAGCCGGCAATTCCATTGGCGCGCGAGAGATATTGGCGCGGCTCAATCACCAGCTTCCCCCGCTCGGGAAGCCGTTCCTCCGCTCCGCCTCCTACCTCAAGGAGGCCCTCCTCCTCGCGCTCGCCGAAGGCCACCATGGCGGCTGCCACCTCACATCACCGCTCGACGTTGCCCTCAAGCTCGCGGCGTACAAGACTTTCTCTGATCACTCGCCCGTGCTCCAGTTCACCAACTTCACCGCAACGCAGGCACTTCTGGACGAAATTGCCGGCAACACATCATCCTGCATCCATGTCATCGATTTTGATCTTGCTGTTGGAGGCCAGTGGGCTTCTTTCTTGCAGGAGCTTGCACACCGCCGTGGCGCAGGTGGTGCAGCTCTGCCGTTCGTCAAGCTCACTGCCTTTGTATCAGCTGCTTCCCACCATCCACTGGAACTGCGTCTTGCGCGTGACAACATTGCACAGTTTGCTGCAGACCTTGGAATTCCCTTTGAGTTCAGTGCTATCAGTGCTGATACTATCAACCCTACAGAGCTCATTTCTGCCACTGGTGATGAAGTTGTAGCTGTTGTCCTCCCGGCTGGTTGCTCTGCTCGTGCACCACCACTGCCAGCGATCCTTCGGTTGGTGAAACAGCTGGCTCCTAAGATTGTgatagccatagaccatggcgCTGATCGTGCTGATCTTcccttctcacagcacttcttGAATTGCTTTCAGTCTTGCATGTTCCTCCTTGATTCGCTTGATGCTGCTGGCATTGATGCTGATTCTGCCGGCAAGATTGAGAAGTTCCTTATTCAGCCAAGAATTGAGGATTCAGTGCTTGGGCGGGCCAAGGTGGACAAGCCAATTGCATGGAGAAGTGCATTCGCAGCTGCTGGGTTCGCGCCTATTCCGCCCAGCAGTTTGGCTGAGGCGCAGGCTGACTGCCTCCTGAAGCGGGTGCAGGTCCGCGGTTTCCACGTGGAGAAATGTGGGGTCGGGCTCACACTATACTGGCAGCGAGGCGAGCTTGTCACTGTATCAGCATGGCGGTGCTGA